ACTCTCCCAGCGGGGATATTAATGTGTGTTCTATTCTTTCGAATATATCATGGTTAAATATGTATATGCCTGTGTTGATGATGTGGCTGAGTTCCGTGGTTGGTTTTTCTATGATCTTTGTTACTTCTTTTCCGTTTGAGATAACGACCCCATATCCGCAGGTATGTTCTTTTTTGATGGTCAGTATCGTTGCGTCGCCGGTATGCTTGTCTATAAGGTCCCTGATCGTTTGTGGTTCAATAACGTTGTCCCCATTGAGTACCATGAATTCCCGATCATCTTCTTCTATCAGGTCTGCTGCCTGTTTGATGGCATGGGCTGTGCCAAGCTGTGCTTTCTGGTGAACGTACTTGATATTGATTCCAAAATCGAGACCATCTTCGAAATAGTTCATTATACGCTCTCGTTCGTAGCCCACAACAAGTATTAGCTCCTTTATATCATTCTTTGCAAGTGACTCGATAACATGTTCAAGTATCGGTTTATTTGCGACAGGGAGCATGACCTTTGATCGAGTGGATGTAAGGGGTCTGCATCTGATACCTTCTCCTGCAGCCAGAATAACAGCTTTCATAACTTCTACTGGTCATTCTATGAATTTATATCTTGCCTTTTAATATATGATATTGAAAGCTATTAGCTACTCAATTTGAGGTTATAGGTTGGCCTATAAAAATAAGAAATAAATCAAAAAAAGACATTTGATGCTCAGCAGGACTGAACATCAATGAATTAATAAGCGGGCTGGCCGCTTATCTTGTGATCAGCATTTCTGCAGTTTCTGGCTTGTACTTCCAGTCTGCAGGGAGTACCTTTGTGGACTGGTAGTATTTAACGAGTCTTCTTATCTTGGACTCGGTTGACTGCAGTGATCTCTTGTTGTGTACATCCTTGTGGTTAGGAACAAGGTGCTTGCGCATTCCGATAGCTTTTACAATAAGATTGTACAGGTCTTCCGGTAAGTTTGGAGCTTCATCATTCTCTTTCAGGATGTCGGTGATCTTCTTTCCTGTTGCGAGTTTGACATCAGGCACTCCGTAGTTGTCCCTGAGGTGCATTCCAATGACGCTTGTGGAGTTACCAAGCTTCCACATATCGAGGATCACAGTTGTGATCTCTTCAGTTGTTGCTGTGGACCATGCTGGAGCTTCTGTCCTGATTGGTCTTGTTGATCCGGATTTACCTTTTGTACGAGTATGCATTTTTGCCATAGCATTCCTCCTGATGATTATAATTTGATCGTTTAGTGAATATTTATGTTTTGAGTTTATGCTCAAGTTAAGGGAACGTTGGGAACAATAACTTGAATCGTTACTTTGGCGAAGTGACCTAAATACACCTGACATTTAATATAAAGCTTATGTTCATATTACCAGATGGAAATGGTGATGTCCACATATCCATTGTTAACTTTCCCGTATATTTCCTCTACCTGAACATTTCTTAGTTCTTTTGTCGTATTGGTGTCCGTGGAGTTTATCATTTGTGAGACCGTTTCGTTGATCTTCTGATCCATATCGTTGTGGAGGTGCGTTGCAATGCTCTGCTGGTTACGTTCAATGATCTCCTTTTCAATAATGGATATTATGCTATTATTCAGTTCTGCAGGCATGGAACTGGTCCCATATGTCGTGTTCATGCTGTAATTCAGCATGTATGCTGCTACCAGCATTTCGGGATCCTCGTTTTCATCCTGTGGGTTGCTAATGAATACGTTTTCTGTGCTTTGGTCTTGCCTTATCAGACTTCTAAGGTATTCTGAGGGGAATACAATGTCTGTGATGAGTTCGGCAGTGGACGTTGATGCCCCTTCTATGGTGTTGTTGAAAGCTTCATGATATGTGGAGAACTTTGTCGTGTTGGATGAATTATGAACTCCTTCAAGTATGCTGTCGTTTATGTTTACAAAAAGTTCATCTCTGGATGTTCTTGTGTTTAATGGCAGTGTTATCCGTGAACTCTGACGGATTGCATCGTATGGTGGTGTAATTCCAACTGATATGGAGCTTTTTAGTGGATAATCTTCTACCGGTTCCCAATTTGCTTGAAGGTTATATTCATACCTTCCTCCTATTCTTTTATCGAGGTATGAAGCAATTGCGGCAGAGGTCTGTTCTTTATGCTCCTGTGCAATTGGATTGATGTAGCGGGTAGTTCCATTGCTATCTATTGCAAGTGTTAGTACCATGTCCTCTGCGATCATATCTGCGAAAGTGCGATGATGTTGCTGCCTTCTGAACATTGTATTGATGGGGTCGTTAACGATGGAATTCTCAGGAATTGTTATGCCTGTGATCGCAAGAGGTGTGATCTCATATCCAAATTCATCCACATTTGAGTTGAGCAAGGAACTTAAAAGATGGGTGTCAAAGTCCTGTGTTGCGGTGTATGCTGCTGCATCGTATTGCCTTTCTGCCATAATAGATGGCATAATTATGACTGTTGCAATGGAGATGAGCACAAGGAAAAAGAGTGCATCTGCCGTTGAAGAAAATGCACGCTGGTCCTCTATGAGTTTCGTTTTTGGCATAATTTTCCTTCTTTATATGTATCTTTTCCAGAGTCGGACAGTAAGTGTTCCGGATGTGTATTGTGCAGGATTTATCTCTATAATAACTGGGATGGATGCTGCTATTACATTTCCGCTTGCTGCATTTTTACTTTTTTGTATGTCCCAATTGTGTTTTCCGTCGTCGGTATGGATCTCTACTGAGAACTCATTGTTCGCGGAGAATCGTGCAAAGAAAAGCTCATGTGTTTCTCTGTCTGAGACCGGGTCTGAGATCTCTTCAAGTATCTCAGCGGATATTATGTCGGGTCGTGTTCCCTGTAGTTCATCCCAGCTGGCAATGTTTTCAGCTATTCGGGATGCTTCTTCGTAGTTCTCTATAGAATGGCTCTGCTCATCGTAGATGAGGTAGGCTTTTGACATGACTGCAGCAAAGACCACAAATCCAATGACTACCAGTGCTGTGGCAAGGATGTCATTGTGGGGTTCAAGGATCGCTTGCTCGTCATTGATGAACAAGTACAACTTCAAGTCTATTGACCTCGGAATCGTTTTTCAGGTAAATGGATGTTTTCTCAATGTGGACTATTTTTCCTGTATTTAACATTACTTCCTGACTGCCAACAGTTGAGATCACTTCAAGGATAGTGGGTGTATCCGTAATCAAAGGAAGTTCGAGTGTTCCGTGCTGTCCATTGAAATTATTTGAAAGGATTGTTCTCATTTCAGTTTCATTAAGTGGAATTGTCCTGAATGCGAGGGGTTTGACCGAGTGAATATTCTGCTCATGATAAGTCGTTTCAAATCGTATGTATTCGCCGGAAATAAATGCATTAATTGGATATTCGGAATTGAATGGATATGTGGAATATTGCCTGATGCTATCGGGCGAGATGCTGCCGATATCATCAATTGACATTTTCAGGTCAAGGACTTCGGAATCAAGTTGTCTTTGCATTTGGATATCACTAAAATCGGCTCCTATCTGGTAGAATGCGGCAAGTAATATTATGCTTGTTATCATCAATGCAGCTTTTGATAGGGTGAACTCGATCCAGCCGGATCGGTTCCTGAATATTTCCTGGATTGTATGGGGCATTATTTCGTTTTTCATTTTTATTTTTCAGATATCTTTACGAAGAGCATTCCTGTTATGGTTTCTCTTTCGGTTTCAAGTTTCAGTTCATGATGGCCGGGGGATATTGTGTATGCACCGGTCATGTTCTCGTTGGAAAATGCGGACATTGATTCGTATATGGTATGTCGTTCACCAATCTGCATATAATAATTTTTTGGGTTTGAAGGCCACAAGTTATCCTCGTGGGGCAGTTCTCCCATATGCACTTTCACTTTTTCCGGAATGTCGATCTCCAGATAAATGATACTTCCTTCTCCGCGTACGGAGATTTGCTCGGAGTTTGAAACGAGTTTGTCAATCTCGATTATGGCCATATTTTCGTCTGAACTTCCTTTTAGATCGGAGATCGCAGTGAAAAAAAGTGCCATTATGAGCAATATCAGGAGGGATGCAATTGTGAACCTTAAGGGCAGTGAATCGGCTGCCCTTTCGTTTTTGAGAAGTGAATACATACTTTTGGGTTATAGTATCAGTTGCTTTTTATCAACTGCATGGCTTCTTCAATTGGCAGCTGCAACTGCTCTCCGCTTTGCATGTTCTTTACTGTCAATTTACCCGATTCGATCTCTTTTTTCCCTACAATGACTACGTAGTCTGCATCAATGTTATTAGCATGGGATAGTTGAGTTTTGAAGTTGCGTTTCATGATGTCTATGTAAACGGTGAGTTCATTACGCATCTTTGTTGCTACTTTTATTGCATCAGTGCGGGTATCATCAGTTGCGACAATCACTACTTTATTTTCTTTTGGAGGCTGTATCTCACAGATCTCCATTATGCGATCGAACCCAACTCCGAATCCGGTTGAAGGTACATCTCCTCCGCCAAAGAGGGATATGAGTTGGTAGGAACCGCCACCACAGACCTGGTTCTGTGCACCAAGACCTTCTGCGTATATCTCAAACACCATTCCTGTGTAGTAATCCAGTCCCCTTGCGATGCCAAGGTCGACGTCGTAGTCGATCTCATATGCATCAAGCAGGGTAAGAAGTTCTTCGAACTTGTCGATCTCTTCAATGTCTCCCAGGATCTCTCTTGCTTTTGCGATAGCTTCTGAACCGCTTAGGCAGATTAGCTCAAGAAGGTTTCTTCGGAGTTCAGCAGGTGCGTTTATCTCTTCGAAGTAGTTGTCAAGTCCTTCATCGTCCTTTTTATCGACAAGGCGCATGATCTTGCTCTTTTGTTCGTCTTCTGTATCCTTGAGGATGTGGCGTATAATTCCTAAGTGACCAACATGCAGGTCACCTTTGATGCCTGCTGATTCTATCATGTTCGTTGCAAGGGCAATGATCTCTGCATCTGCGGCTGCGCGGTTGCTGCCTATGACCTCTACGCCAAATTGCCAGAATTCCCTGAAGCGTCCTTTTTGCGGTCTTTCATACCTGAAGCAATTCTCAAAATAGAACAACTTAAGTGGTCTGGACATTGCCTGCATTTCGTTGACGTACATCCTCATCACAGGTGCGGTAAGTTCGGGGCGCAATGTCATGTCCCTGTCACCTTTGTCGCTGAAATTATAAAGTTCGCCTACCACGCCTTCTCCGGATTTAAGGGTGAAGAGCTCCAGATGCTCGAATGTGGGTGTAATGACCTCTTTGTATCCCCATTTTGTCACTACCTGCCTCATGATGTTCTCTACATTTCTCCTGCGAGCGGTCTCTTCTGGAAGGAAGTCCCTTGTTCCTCTTGGTTTGCTGAC
This genomic stretch from Methanococcoides sp. AM1 harbors:
- a CDS encoding 30S ribosomal protein S15, which produces MAKMHTRTKGKSGSTRPIRTEAPAWSTATTEEITTVILDMWKLGNSTSVIGMHLRDNYGVPDVKLATGKKITDILKENDEAPNLPEDLYNLIVKAIGMRKHLVPNHKDVHNKRSLQSTESKIRRLVKYYQSTKVLPADWKYKPETAEMLITR
- the hisS gene encoding histidine--tRNA ligase, which translates into the protein MKVSKPRGTRDFLPEETARRRNVENIMRQVVTKWGYKEVITPTFEHLELFTLKSGEGVVGELYNFSDKGDRDMTLRPELTAPVMRMYVNEMQAMSRPLKLFYFENCFRYERPQKGRFREFWQFGVEVIGSNRAAADAEIIALATNMIESAGIKGDLHVGHLGIIRHILKDTEDEQKSKIMRLVDKKDDEGLDNYFEEINAPAELRRNLLELICLSGSEAIAKAREILGDIEEIDKFEELLTLLDAYEIDYDVDLGIARGLDYYTGMVFEIYAEGLGAQNQVCGGGSYQLISLFGGGDVPSTGFGVGFDRIMEICEIQPPKENKVVIVATDDTRTDAIKVATKMRNELTVYIDIMKRNFKTQLSHANNIDADYVVIVGKKEIESGKLTVKNMQSGEQLQLPIEEAMQLIKSN